The following are encoded together in the Phaseolus vulgaris cultivar G19833 chromosome 9, P. vulgaris v2.0, whole genome shotgun sequence genome:
- the LOC137822388 gene encoding uncharacterized protein, with protein sequence MTINASYKNKEDVIQEICNCIYGNALPFNVVRSPLCIQMQKAGGDYGKGWAKMYELLDNIVDKIEEEHVVQVVTNDASNLVAAGRMLMEKRTKLFWSPCAAHCLYLILEDIGEHPMVMQNHPRHIFMKQWTKLKRKLLKISKSKKQDIKKFGKLLTLGGIYNYTGLSMQLPITSNLDIAMTNFNPDSEVLVGLYETFQRIVLDIRTRVAIDQQLEKFKGAKGLFGMNIAIDTRNMKQPALLWESYGGEGKELQKVAMKILSFTCSVTGCERNWSTFDQVHTKRRNRLEQQRLNAPVYVKYNLQLEMRQKSREEKGETYDPICLSDIESDDD encoded by the exons ATGACAATCAATGCATCTTACAAGAACAAAGAAGATGTAATTCAAGAAATTTGCAACTGTATTTATGGTAATGCATTGCCATTTAATGTTGTTAGGAGCCCTCTTTGCATCCAGATGCAAAAGGCGGGTGGAGACTATGGGAAAG GATGGGCAAAAATGTATGAATTGTTGGACAACATAGTGGATAAAATTGAAGAGGAGCATGTTGTCCAAGTAGTTACAAATGATGCTTCTAACCTTGTGGCAGCTGGAAGAATGTTAATGGAAAAAAGAACCAAATTATTTTGGTCCCCATGTGCAGCTCATTGTCTTTATCTAATTCTTGAGGATATTGGAGAGCATCCG ATGGTGATGCAAAACCATCCACGACATATATTTATGAAGCAATGGACAAAGCTAAAGAGAAAATTGCTAAAAATttccaaaagcaagaaacaagatATAAAAAAGTTTGGAAAATTACTGACACTAGGTGGAATTTACAACTACACAGGTCTCTCCATGCAGCTTCCTATTACCTCAAACCTAG atATCGCTATGACAAATTTCAATCCGGATAGTGAGGTATTGGTTGGTTTATATGAGACATTTCAAAGAATAGTTTTAGATATAAGAACAAGAGTTGCAATAGATCAACAACTTGAGAAGTTTAAGGGAGCTAAAGGGCTTTTTGGAATGAACATTGCAATAGATACTAGAAATATGAAACAACCTG CTCTTTTGTGGGAGAGTTATGGGGGAGAAGGTAAAGAGTTACAAAAGGTAGCCATGAAAATTTTGAGCTTCACATGTAGTGTAACAGGATGTGAAAGGAATTGGAGCACATTTGACCAAGTGCATACTAAGAGAAGAAATAGATTGGAACAACAAAGATTAAATGCTCCTGTGTATGTGAAGTACAATCTTCAACTTGAGATGAGACAAAAGAGTAGAGAAGAGAAGGGGGAAACTTATGATCCCATATGTTTGTCAGATATTGAATCGGATGATGACTGA
- the LOC137820525 gene encoding rhamnogalacturonan I rhamnosyltransferase 1-like, with product MKEALLGGGDKSERKRGKVVWEGLMMMGLKGESNNKLRNSMVVSSSSSRSRMKLWMIRATTSVLLWTCVVQLTALGDMWGPRVLKGWPSCFTYESALTELPSSTPVVLPPKRVYKNNGYLMVSCNGGLNQMRAAICDMVAIARYLNVTLIVPELDKTSFWADPSEFQDIFDVDHFITSLRDEVRILKELPPRLKTRVENGLLYTMPPISWSDISYYKNQILPLIQKYKVVHLNRTDARLANNEQPLEIQRLRCRVNFSALRFTPQIEDLGKRVIKLLRQNGPFLVLHLRYEMDMLAFSGCTQGCNGDEVEELTRMRYAYPWWKEKIINSDLKRKDGLCPLTPEETALTLRALDIDQNIQIYIAAGEIYGGNRRMASLAKNYPRLVRKETLLEPSDLQFFQNHSSQMAALDYLVSLESDIFVPTYDGNMAKVVEGHRRYNGFKKTILLNRKLLVDLIDQYHNGELNWDEFSSAVKEAHADRMGSATKRLVIPDRPKEEDYFYANPEECLGLSDT from the exons ATGAAGGAGGCGCTGTTGGGTGGGGGAGATAAGAGTGAGAGGAAGAGAGGGAAGGTGGTTTGGGAGGGGTTGATGATGATGGGGCTTAAAGGGGAGAGTAACAACAAGCTGAGGAATTCGATGGTGGTGTCATCGTCGTCGTCGAGGTCGAGGATGAAGCTGTGGATGATACGCGCGACCACATCGGTGTTGCTATGGACCTGCGTCGTTCAGTTAACGGCGCTGGGTGACATGTGGGGGCCTAGAGTCTTGAAAGGGTGGCCTTCGTGTTTCACGTACGAATCCGCGCTCACTGAGTTGCCATCTTCTACCCCCGTAGTGCTCCCACCCAAGA GGGTGTACAAGAATAATGGTTACTTGATGGTGTCGTGCAATGGAGGACTGAACCAAATGAGAGCAGCG ATATGTGATATGGTGGCTATTGCGAGGTATTTAAACGTTACACTTATAGTGCCTGAATTGGATAAAACGTCCTTTTGGGCTGACCCCAG TGAATTCCAAGACATCTTTGATGTGGATCATTTCATTACATCCTTGAGGGATGAGGTGCGAATATTGAAAGAGTTGCCTCCTAGACTGAAGACGAGAGTGGAAAATGGACTGCTTTACACCATGCCACCGATTAGTTGGTCTGATATATCATACTATAAGAACCAG ATTCTACCTTTGATACAAAAGTACAAAGTCGTCCATTTAAATCGAACAGATGCTAGGCTGGCCAATAACGAACAACCTTTGGAGATTCAGAGGCTGCGATGCAGAGTCAATTTTAGTGCTCTTAGATTTACTCCTCAGATTGAGGACTTGGGCAAAAGGGTGATCAAGCTTCTTAGGCAAAATGGCCCATTTCTGGTGCTTCATCTGAGGTATGAGATGGACATGCTGGCATTTTCAGGCTGTACACAAGGTTGCAACGGGGATGAGGTGGAAGAGTTGACAAGGATGAG ATATGCATATCCTTGgtggaaagaaaaaataattaattctgaTTTGAAGAGAAAAGATGGTTTGTGCCCTTTAACACCTGAGGAGACTGCCCTTACACTTAGGGCCCTTGACATCGATCAAAACATTCAAATCTACATTGCAGCTGGGGAAATATACGGTGGAAACAGGAGAATGGCAAGTCTTGCGAAGAACTATCCAAGATTG GTCAGAAAGGAAACACTGTTGGAACCATCGGACCTTCAGTTCTTCCAAAATCATTCCTCTCAGATGGCAGCATTGGATTACCTTGTCTCACTAGAGAGTGATATTTTTGTTCCTACATATGATGGAAATATGGCCAAAGTAGTTGAGGGACATCGCAG ATATAATGGGTTCAAGAAGACGATTTTGTTGAACAGAAAACTCCTAGTTGATTTGATAGATCAATACCATAACGGAGAATTGAACTGGGATGAATTCTCTTCAGCTGTGAAGGAAGCTCATGCTGATCGCATGGGTAGTGCAACTAAAAGATTGGTAATCCCTGACAGGCCCAAAGAAGAGGACTATTTCTATGCCAATCCAGAGGAATGTTTAGGACTATCAGATACGTGA